A genomic window from Phocoena sinus isolate mPhoSin1 chromosome 20, mPhoSin1.pri, whole genome shotgun sequence includes:
- the THRA gene encoding thyroid hormone receptor alpha — protein MEQKPSKVECGSDPEENSARSPDGKRKRKNGQCSLKTSMSGYIPSYLDKDEQCVVCGDKATGYHYRCITCEGCKGFFRRTIQKNLHPTYSCKYDSCCVIDKITRNQCQLCRFKKCIAVGMAMDLVLDDSKRVAKRKLIEQNRERRRKEEMIRSLQQRPEPTPEEWDLIHVATEAHRSTNAQGSHWKQRRKFLPDDIGQSPIVSMPDGDKVDLEAFSEFTKIITPAITRVVDFAKKLPMFSELPCEDQIILLKGCCMEIMSLRAAVRYDPESDTLTLSGEMAVKREQLKNGGLGVVSDAIFELGKSLSAFNLDDTEVALLQAVLLMSTDRSGLLCVDKIEKSQEAYLLAFEHYVNHRKHNIPHFWPKLLMKVTDLRMIGACHASRFLHMKVECPTELFPPLFLEVFEDQEV, from the exons ATGGAACAGAAGCCAAGCAAGGTGGAGTGTGGGTCAGACCCAGAGGAGAACAG TGCCAGGTCACCAGATGGAAAGCGAAAAAGAAAGAACGGCCAATGTTCCCTGAAAACCAGCATGTCAG ggtATATCCCTAGTTACCTGGACAAAGACGAGCAGTGTGTCGTGTGTGGGGACAAGGCAACCGGTTATCACTACCGCTGCATCACTTGTGAGGGCTGCAAG GGCTTCTTTCGCCGCACAATCCAGAAGAACCTCCACCCCACCTACTCGTGCAAATATGACAGCTGTTGTGTCATTGACAAGATCACCCGCAATCAGTGCCAGCTGTGCCGCTTCAAGAAGTGCATCGCTGTGGGCATGGCCATGGACT TGGTTCTAGATGATTCGAAGCGGGTGGCCAAACGCAAGCTGATTGAGCAGAACCGGGAGCGGCGGCGGAAGGAGGAGATGATCCGATCACTGCAGCAGCGACCAGAGCCCACTCCCGAAGAGTGGGACCTGATCCACGTTGCCACGGAGGCCCATCGCAGCACAAATGCCCAGGGCAGCCATTGGAAACAGAGGCGGAAATTCCTG CCGGATGACATTGGCCAGTCACCCATCGTCTCCATGCCGGACGGAGACAAGGTGGACCTTGAGGCCTTCAGCGAGTTTACCAAGATCATCACCCCGGCCATCACCCGCGTGGTGGACTTTGCCAAAAAACTGCCCATGTTCTCTGAG CTGCCTTGCGAAGACCAGATCATCCTCCTGAAGGGGTGCTGCATGGAGATCATGTCCCTGCGGGCGGCTGTCCGCTATGACCCCGAGAGCGACACCCTGACACTGAGCGGGGAGATGGCTGTCAAGCGGGAGCAGCTCAAGAATGGCGGCCTGGGTGTCGTCTCCGATGCCATCTTTGAACTGGGCAAGTCACTGTCTGCCTTTAACTTGGATGACACGGAAGTGGCTCTGCTACAGGCTGTGCTGCTAATGTCAACAG ACCGCTCGGGCCTGCTGTGCGTGGACAAGATTGAGAAGAGTCAGGAGGCGTACCTGCTGGCGTTCGAGCACTACGTCAACCACCGCAAACACAACATTCCGCACTTCTGGCCCAAGCTGCTGATGAAGGTGACTGACCTGCGCATGATCGGGGCCTGCCACGCCAGCCGCTTCCTCCACATGAAAGTCGAGTGCCCCACCGAACTCTTCCCCCCACTCTTCCTCGAGGTCTTTGAGGATCAGGAAGTCTAA